GTTCACGTTTTGGGTTAATCGCTGAAATCTCCTGAAAACATGCCGTTGccatttttctattttaatgaaAAGGAACTGGTAAAAACGTTATGTCGGTTTCAGTTAGTATCGCAGTGTCAGCGATTAAGATGTGCTTGCAGAAGAATCTGTGTTCTACTAAACTCCCTTGTTTAGGCTATGCATTAATTTCTCCCCAAtcatctcttcttctttctttttttttttttttttgccagactGATACCGGTGCCGGAGGTTCAGGCAAAGCACTCAAGATCACAGAGAAaaagtcaaagaaaagaaaattcctCAAGTGTTCGCTCACCTAGACGGCTCATTTCAAGCGTTCGCGGCCCAAGGTTGGCGGTTGCCTTTTTCGGGGGCTCCCCCCACCGCCCTCAGGTTGTATTCAGACGCCCGTCCTGATCGGGATCAATGAGGAGCGAGGCCTGATGCTATTGGCTCACGCGAGCGACGCTTGGATCAGAGTCTTGGTTTTGTAGCTGGACTTTTGGCGGCAGTGATTCTGCCTGCATTTATAAGTTTATGGAGAATGTAGACGTTCAGATTGTTTTGTGAGACGTAGCATCGTTTTATACGCCGAGCCATTGTCATAGTTACCGCTCTGGAGCTGAGACGGACGTAGCAAGTCTCAACGTtgattgtgtttctctgtgGAAATGTTTGTACAGTGCATTCAAATGtagaaacagaaagacaagaCAAGTTATGAATGTAAGTGAGTGTTCAATTTAATGAAACCTTTATTCATACGGGTTTCtgtgtcaacaacaacaaaaaaaagaaagaatggtTGTTTGAGTTCTAGGAGCTGCACGTGTGCTACACAGTGTTTTGCACTTACCAGTATTTGCATGAAGGTTGTAGGAATACTTCTGAGTATTACGCTCATGTTAcagtaaaagaaaaatctttACGGGCTGGTTTTTGAAACTGTAAATCATCAATCACGTTTATCTGTTGTTAACAGTGTATtcgttgttatttttttttacttacaatGTGAACTTTTAACAGGTCTGCTTAATATAttcaacattaaaacaaatgggGAAAGCTGTGGTGTAGTAATTAACTCCTGTGTTACACCAGTGAACAGTAAATACAGGAGAGAGACCAGATCAGCTctggttgttttttaaatgctctgcaTTGACAGCTAACCTTTATTGCACGATCACGCCTGTCACCGATAACAGGCCATCTTGATATTCTGTCGTGCGCTTTGCTGGTAGAATAcagttcctcttcctctttttcctcttcctctttcaccgTCTTCTGCTGCTCCGTTCCTCAAACGCTCTCTAATCACGGCTCTTATTTCCCCTCCGGTGAATCGCCAGCTGTCTTCTCTGGCTCCGTCGTCTTTCTCACATCCTCTCTGCTCGCTCCGCAGGCTTCGACAAGGTCTCTCTCGCTGCTGTAAGTCCTCGGCTCCGCCGGACACTTTGCCTTTCTTTCGCTTTTGTTCCAGCTCTTTGACCGGTGGGACGGCATGTACTTGTCGTCGGCTACAGTCAGGTAATCGGCGCCGTCTGAGAGGTTCCTCTCGGCCTTCGTCTTGGTTCGGGCTTCCGTGGGTTCCATTGCCGGGAGAGTCGACGTCTTTTCTAGAGGAACGTGATCGGTCTGAGCTTCATCCGTTTTCGGCTCTGCATCTGCAGAGCCAGGTTGAAACCGTTGGGCGAGATTTCTAACTGTTGATACTTTGGCCACATGGCTGGGTTGCGTTTGATACTCTATGTTTGCTGgccactgattggctgctctATTGACCTGCTCCATCACCGACGTTTGCAGCGCTTCATCGGCTGCTTCATCCGGCTCGTAGACGATGCTGCTCATGGCTCTCCTCTTCGGTGAAGAGGAGGCTCTCGTTGGCAGTTCGACCCCCTCTGTGGCTTCGGCCGCGTCCTCTTCCGGACTATCAGGTGGGCTGACGATAACGGTGCTCATAGACCTCCTCTTTGTGAAAGGGCAGGTCGGTTGATCCTCCACTGGATAGTTCTTCAAAGACCTGGTCCGTTTTGCTGGGGAGGCGGGCCTTAGCCTGTTTGTATCTATCAGTCTATCCAATAGCAAGGTGCTGCCTTGCGTTAAGTTCGCTAGAGTCTCTTGACTGGACGCTGCAGAAGCAGGCTTTGGTTCACATGGAGATATGAGAATGTCCACGCCCGAACTGGACCGCGATCGCTCCGATCCACCGACCTCTAAGGTCTGCCCGCCTTCCTTTGAATTGAGAGCACAAACGCTGGGCGCTTGCCGGAGGCTCTTCTGCCTCTCGAGTTCAGTTCTGGTCGTTTCGTCTGCGTTCTGCTTTGCTGCAAACTCCTCCATATCCATGTGGAAGCGGTAAAGACTGTAGCCGTCGGCGCTGTTGATGCTGCCCTGGCGGAGCAAGGAGGAGGGGTCGCACACGGAGGAGTTTCGTGAATAGGTTCTCGTCAGCTCCAGCCTGTCGACGCCTGCCAGCTTTTCCAGTGCAACAGCCATCCGTCCATGGATCTCCTCCAGTTGGGCCAGGCGCAGATCCACGGTCTGCAAGGAGGCCTTCATAgtgttctctctttcatttaCCTCCTCGAGACGCATGGACATATTCTCGACTCTGCAGAGGACGAGAGGAACAAGTTTATTCCGCGATAATGCGGCCGTCGCCGTGCTATGAAATGTCACGGCTTCGAAAAGAGGGTCGACCTTTCCGAGGTAACCTTGATGCGCTCATCGCTGGAGGACTGCTGCTCATCCTCTTTCTCTCGGAAATATTCCTCCACACACTGCTCTTCAAACTCGTACAGATTTTTTAGCTCCTCTGGATTCAGCCGTAGCTCtggtggagacaaaaaaaataataatggtgtTTTCAGTCAGAAATGATGCTGGtctatatatattctatatattgTACGAATCAAAGCTTGATTCTATTTGATCTGGTCCTGATTTGAAAGGTTTCAGAGTGTGTCATTTGTGTAATTTTAGGAATGCCATTTCAGATGAAGTGCACGCATTTGATGACTAACTGAGCCCGCGGTCCTTCTCGTCCAGTTCTCCGTCCTGCCTCTTCCTGGCACACCGACGAATCAGCCTGCTGAAGAGGATGTAGAGGTGGCTGAAGATGATGAGGGGCGGCGGCAGGATGGGGCGGTCGTGGAACGTCATGATCAGCTGGTATCTCTGGAACTTCCACACCTGGTTGGAAATGGACTTGACTTCAAAGAACGTGTTGCTGCGAGACGGGAGGTCAAGGAGCAAGTGAGCGGGAGACGGTGTTTGTCAAAAAACAACGGCGAGAGCTAGAATTTGCAGCAAGCGCTTACTTGAACACGGCAATGAGTAAGTTGACCAGGAGAATGTTCGCCACCAACAGGTAACAGGCCATGATAGCGGGCGTGAGCCAGGCTCCAGGGATACATGGAGGCAGCTTCTTCCCATCCTCGTCATATAAATGCTCCCCACATGGAGCTGTGGGGGGGAACATatgcatttgaaatgaaacCAGATTTCTTAAAGGGACTGGATGAATGGAAGCCTTGAGGACTACTTACGGTTTATTTCCATTGCATAGACTTTGGCGAAATCCCAGAAACGTGCAGTCACAGTGAAGCACATAGAAAGAGTTAAAATCCCTAAACGCCGCATTTTAATATCAGCCTTCTGTCAAAGTGAAGCTGAATGTATCGTTTCATGTTTGAGTAATCAAACCACAGAGTAATTATGCTTTGCTGTGTAGCCTTGgcctcttttgttttgtctttgcagaTCGGTTCAGCGGTATCAAGAATGTGGATCATTTATCCTGAAGAGATGAGGCAGCTTTCAAAATCAGCATACGTGCAATTCAAAgcaaatgtatttgtaattttGTCAGAAAATGGTAATTACTGCTACTTAATCGGGATAATTGTTGCCTTCACCCTGACAGAAGAATCACCGACCGACTACACATGAAGGCAGATGATCATCGCTGCGGAGACGGGATGATAATGGCCATGTGCCAGCAGAGGGAGACGGAGGATCGAGCGGTAACAGTGCGATCCATCGTTACTAACAGCATCACAGCAATGAAGGTAACACCGATCATCTGCCCAGAATCAGGAAACAGAATCTTACTATGAATTCTAGTCTTACGGTCTATCGAGTCCGCAAAAACCTCTCCGTAGATCATCCAGTAGGGCATGTAGAAAATGTTCCTGGCCAGACGCCACGTTGGCTCCTCATCGGGGTGGAGGATGGCCTGCCGGGCCACCCCGAAGCTCATCAGCACCACGAGCATGATCACCACAAAGTACATCATATCTATCATCTGAAAGAAACGCGCATACGTTTGACTTCCACGCGACCCTCTGCTCATTCCCTCCGCATGCAATGCGGAAGCCGGCACGTGAGTTTCAGATGATTTGTGAAGCCCCTACCATCTTCCCTATCATCATCACGTAGGGTCCCAGGTATTTGTTCACCCCAAAGATGTCCAGGACCCGGATGTACCAGAAGATGATGTCGATGCAGTAGATGACTCGGCCGTAGCCCATGTAAGGTTCGTGCTGCAGCCGCAGCATCAGCCCGAGGAGGAAGGTGGAAATGGCCACCAGGTCCGTGATGTTCCAGTACTCCTCGAGCCACACGCTGATCTTCTGCTTCAGCTTCCCTGGCTCTGACATCAGAATCTGAGACGCCAGAGGTTAAAGGTCATGGCAGTGACCACGAAATGCCTCTAAGCAGGCATATTCCAAGCCGATCACATCTACTCGTACCTGTCGGACTTTTTCCGTGCCCAGCGTGAGGATGTACGCAATGACGGTCCATTCTTGTATCGACGGCCATCGCTCCATTTTCACCAGGATTATGTAGTTGTACAACATCAAATATCCCAGATAGGAaatctgttgggggggggggggggggataccagCATAGCAGCACATTTAAGACAATACTCTAAGTTGAATTTTTCTATCAAATTCTACTTTGCATGAACGAAACTTACTGTGTTGAACCAGAATTTGGTAAACGGTGCGTCGTAAAACTCAAAGAACCTTTTGGCAATCGGGATTTTGCGGATGTTTGTGCCGCCCTCCTCTTCGTCCCCCTTTCGGGACATCGCATCAGCATTAGCGTCCTGCAACATGACATCAAAATATCTGCTCACCTGGCCGTTTTTCAACTTGACAAAGACGCAGCATTGATCGGATGGAGCCAGTTTGAACCTTGCTGGACTTTGTGTCATCGTCCTTGTCTTTTCCTTCTCCCTTGTCTCCAGGCGCGTGATAGGATGCGTCGTCTCCGATACGGAAATCCAACAGCAGAATAAGAGGAGGGCAGATGATTCCTAGAATAACCTAGGAGAAATTAGAAAACACAACTTGTTTATTTGCAGTGAATGAGTTTACGTTACTGTGAACAACACAGAAAACATGTAATTAAGCAATCCCTAGATGATAATTGGACAATATTCTTGTTAGATATGAAAAGGAAAAGCGTGATTATGACGGTTCCGGGTGCCAACCTTGAGACCGGGGTTTTTGCCGATCCTCAAGCAGCCCATCCACATGTCGGTGAGCAACATCTGGCTGCAGGTGTGGGCAATGAAGTCCCGTTGCTTGGCAGCGACAGCGAGCTTCAGACAGGTGGAGTTACTCCAATTAACCAGTTCGTATGTTAAGAGTTTCATGGCCACCTGTTCGTCATGCTTGTAGGACTGGTCCAGCAGCTCGTAGGCTAGCTGGCCAAactctctgtgggggggggggggggggggggggggataatagcGTTAGCTTTTACATAGCACTTATTAGAAGAGTTCAAGACCACAAAACGTTATTTAAATAATAGCAGGACATCTACAGTGAGTTGGGGTTTAGGGCTTATCTTGACCGAGCACATAGTGGCCCATGTGCGAGGGGTCACGTGGACTGACTTGGAGTTGTTCTCCAGGTCTTGGGAGATGTCATCTACCAGTTCGCTCTCTGAGCATTCATGGGCCATGGCTTTGTAGAGCTTACAGGCCACCAGGGCCTTGGCCATGGCTTCTTCCCCACGCTGCCAGAGGAACAGCGCCATTTTCTGCCGCTTCATCAGCACCGCCCACAGCATCAGCTCGTGGAAGGGGTACTTGAATCGGCAGACCTCCGGGTCGTCCACGTCGATTTcaacttcttcctctttcttctttttgggCTTTTTCTTGCCCTTTGCCCTTGGTTCGTCATCCTGGTGAAATGAAACACATGTGTATGCTTGTGTGTGCTGTATTGTGTGAGCTACTTGACAGCATTGTATTGTGTTGAagggatacccccccccccctcccacacacacacacatacctccATTCCAAGAAGCTTCAGAGCCTTTGGCTGCAAGACAAGATAATCATATTGAATGTTTCTAACTATAATAAACAAGCCTTGATCAATCATTTTCTTCCATCCATGCATACCCGTTTTAGGCCGTACAAATTATTGTAGAGGTTCCGGAAAGCCTTCCTGGTGTAATTGCTCCTGTATGCGCCCCCCATGAAGCACTCCAGCACAAGGCCGATATCAATGACAGTGATCTGATAGTCTGGAGGAAGGTTTCCCTGCAGAATCGCCACAGTAATAAACCATCAACCAGGTGTGCAACCTGAAATAGTGTAAAGGAAGCAGAAACGTTTGAGGGAAGAGATCGGCCTTCACCTTTTTGACGTCGCGAACCACAGCGTTCAGCGTGTTGGCCGGGCCGAGTTTCTGAGGGATGAGAAGACGGCGGAAGGTTAGCGCAGGGTGGCGGCTGCGTTCGTCACGTTGCAGCGCGTCAGGCTCACGGTGTTGTACAACTCTTCCAGTCTAGGAATGGTGAGGAAGTGATGAATATTGACGCCATTTTCAAGGAGAAGCTTGACGAAGTCCACCCTGTCTAGAACCAGAGCGTCCATCATGGCCTGTTCCAGAGAGTTCACCTGAGGGGGAAATCAGATGAAGCGCTTTCACAACGCAACCGTCGTCATGTTCTCGTGCTCAAAACCAAATTGAGAGTGTTtgttataaactcctctcacccagcgaatcaactccaacttCCTGGGGTCCGTCTCCTCTGGGGGTTCAGGTCGagccttccccttccccttccctttCTTTGCGCGAGCTTTGGCGCGTGGAGCAGTGACGGGACTCCTTTGCTTCTCCTGAGTCGGGGCTCCGGAGGTTGAAGTGTTGGCGATGGCGCCGGCAGGCTAACCAGGGAAGATTAAGGGAAATCACTGATGTAATACACATCTCATGTGTTTTGGGCCATAAAAACTCAAGTTACTTCATTTCTGCTCGAATCCAGAATGTTTCCGGTTCTTCCTAGGGACTCAGAATATCCCTCGCATCACGAGGCCCTACAGTATGTCAGCCTCTGTATGAAATTCGGTCGTAAgttagagatccccaccctacgtATTTGCGTAcaatcccataaacattggtcaataatcaaccgaggaAAAAATTTGAAGCTCAATTTACTGCAAcgttaacaaatatttcaaagtgatccagaatccaggatcacttctggatcatcacaaaaatgtaatcaactgtttcgggtaacattcccaacatttcctgaaagtcacgttttgagttatgttgctaaaagtcaaatagagcgacagacagacgccggcaaaaatataacctccttggcggaggtaaatatccagctgatttcttattttatttttaaggagATGAATTTCAggcagcttttatttcaaatgatgTCACAACCATATAGTGTGCTTTCCCCTTCAGTGCTCGATGCGTGCTTGTCTTTCATTTGGTTCATTCGCATTTTCAGAATGTGACGACAACTCACTGGTAAATTGTGTCCGTAAACAAAGATGTGATT
This genomic stretch from Brachionichthys hirsutus isolate HB-005 unplaced genomic scaffold, CSIRO-AGI_Bhir_v1 contig_940, whole genome shotgun sequence harbors:
- the LOC137916235 gene encoding transient receptor potential cation channel subfamily M member 1-like, encoding MEAKGPSSTFKRSSLKRTASGSQKAQKAWIERNFLKRECIHMFPTKDPTRCACGQLTTQHAAIPPGANSVEETHQLVQIDTPRDKWNVIKHTRTYPTDAFGLIEFQGGGFINKAMYIRVTYDTKPDNLLHLMVKDWQLELPTLLISVHGGLQNFDLQPKLKQVFGKGLIKAAVTTGAWIFTGGVNTGVIRHVGDALKEHSSKSRGKVCAIGIAPWGILENKEDLIGKDVAKPYQTMANPLSKLAVLNNSHSHFILTDNGTCGKYGAEVKLRRLLEKHISLQKINTRLGQGVPLVCLIVEGGPNVISIALESLRDEPPVPVVVCDGSGRASDIISFAHKFSEDCGLVNDDVREQLLVTIQKTFNYSKSQSQQILLMVMECMKKRELITVFRMGSEGQQDIEMAILTALLKGTNASAADQLSLALAWNRVDIARNHIFVYGHNLPPAGAIANTSTSGAPTQEKQRSPVTAPRAKARAKKGKGKGKARPEPPEETDPRKLELIRWVNSLEQAMMDALVLDRVDFVKLLLENGVNIHHFLTIPRLEELYNTKLGPANTLNAVVRDVKKGNLPPDYQITVIDIGLVLECFMGGAYRSNYTRKAFRNLYNNLYGLKRPKALKLLGMEDDEPRAKGKKKPKKKKEEEVEIDVDDPEVCRFKYPFHELMLWAVLMKRQKMALFLWQRGEEAMAKALVACKLYKAMAHECSESELVDDISQDLENNSKEFGQLAYELLDQSYKHDEQVAMKLLTYELVNWSNSTCLKLAVAAKQRDFIAHTCSQMLLTDMWMGCLRIGKNPGLKVILGIICPPLILLLDFRIGDDASYHAPGDKGEGKDKDDDTKSSKDANADAMSRKGDEEEGGTNIRKIPIAKRFFEFYDAPFTKFWFNTISYLGYLMLYNYIILVKMERWPSIQEWTVIAYILTLGTEKVRQILMSEPGKLKQKISVWLEEYWNITDLVAISTFLLGLMLRLQHEPYMGYGRVIYCIDIIFWYIRVLDIFGVNKYLGPYVMMIGKMMIDMMYFVVIMLVVLMSFGVARQAILHPDEEPTWRLARNIFYMPYWMIYGEVFADSIDLYAMEINPPCGEHLYDEDGKKLPPCIPGAWLTPAIMACYLLVANILLVNLLIAVFNNTFFEVKSISNQVWKFQRYQLIMTFHDRPILPPPLIIFSHLYILFSRLIRRCARKRQDGELDEKDRGLKLRLNPEELKNLYEFEEQCVEEYFREKEDEQQSSSDERIKVTSERVENMSMRLEEVNERENTMKASLQTVDLRLAQLEEIHGRMAVALEKLAGVDRLELTRTYSRNSSVCDPSSLLRQGSINSADGYSLYRFHMDMEEFAAKQNADETTRTELERQKSLRQAPSVCALNSKEGGQTLEVGGSERSRSSSGVDILISPCEPKPASAASSQETLANLTQGSTLLLDRLIDTNRLRPASPAKRTRSLKNYPVEDQPTCPFTKRRSMSTVIVSPPDSPEEDAAEATEGVELPTRASSSPKRRAMSSIVYEPDEAADEALQTSVMEQVNRAANQWPANIEYQTQPSHVAKVSTVRNLAQRFQPGSADAEPKTDEAQTDHVPLEKTSTLPAMEPTEARTKTKAERNLSDGADYLTVADDKYMPSHRSKSWNKSERKAKCPAEPRTYSSERDLVEACGASREDVRKTTEPEKTAGDSPEGK